The following are from one region of the Fusarium verticillioides 7600 chromosome 1, whole genome shotgun sequence genome:
- a CDS encoding nitric oxide dioxygenase — translation MALSYQQTRLIRGTIPALTDHGERITTIFYRNMLRDHPELNDYFNTVNQANGRQPRALTAVILSYANNINHITELIPKMERMCHKHCSLGIKPEHYGIVEKYLIAAFAEVLGPAMTPQVREAWQKAYWMLAKMLIGREAQLYRDFGKWQGYRKFRIEKKVEESDDIYSFYLVPVDGKRLPPFQPGQYVSVQVPIADKGYVQSRQYSLSEAPRPDYYRVTVKRDEGLHMTRNGRYLGGDALNPGVVSNLLIDMKDEGDIVELTHPAGEFYLDMSNTSNVPIVLISAGVGVTPMMSILNTVSERQPHRPVSWIHGSRRSVPFYDQVRRIARNRPSFRTNIFKTHLAESDVYGITYDHDFRMDLAKVDKEDLYLCNSSTEYYICGPEQFMLEMAEYLKAQKVDAPRMHFELFSTGDMEFKVDNLSIGSSSKANSINGSEARCPSSGAISTNGATCPFS, via the coding sequence atggctctGTCATATCAACAAACCAGGCTCATCCGGGGCACCATCCCCGCCCTTACCGACCACGGAGAGcgcatcaccaccatcttctaCCGCAACATGCTCCGTGATCACCCCGAGCTCAACGACTACTTCAACACCGTCAACCAGGCCAACGGTCGCCAGCCTCGTGCCCTCACTGCCGTCATCCTCAGCTacgccaacaacatcaaccacATCACAGAGCTCATCCCCAAGATGGAACGCATGTGCCACAAGCACTGCTCCCTGGGCATCAAGCCAGAGCATTATGGCATCGTCGAGAAGTATCTCATCGCCGCCTTCGCTGAAGTCCTCGGTCCTGCCATGACACCGCAGGTCAGAGAGGCTTGGCAGAAGGCCTACTGGATGCTTGCCAAGATGCTCATCGGCCGTGAGGCTCAGCTCTATCGTGACTTTGGCAAGTGGCAGGGCTACCGCAAGTTccgcatcgagaagaaggttgaggagtcTGATGATATCTACTCCTTCTACCTCGTTCCTGTCGACGGCAAGCGTCTTCCTCCCTTCCAGCCTGGACAGTATGTCTCTGTTCAGGTACCCATTGCCGACAAGGGCTACGTTCAGTCTCGCCAGTACTCCCTGAGCGAGGCTCCTCGACCTGACTACTACCGTGTCACCGTCAAGCGAGACGAAGGACTTCACATGACCCGCAACGGTCGATATCTCGGAGGCGATGCCCTCAACCCTGGTGTTGTCTCCAACCTCCTTATCGACATGAAGGACGAGGGCGATATCGTTGAGTTGACTCACCCCGCTGGCGAGTTCTACCTCGACATGTCCAACACTTCCAACGTTCCTATCGTTCTCATCTCCGCCGGTGTTGGTGTCACTCCCATGATGTCCATCCTGAACACTGTCTCCGAGCGCCAGCCTCACCGTCCTGTCTCCTGGATCCATGGCTCTCGCCGCTCCGTCCCCTTTTACGACCAAGTCCGACGCATCGCCCGCAACCGCCCCAGTTTCCGcaccaacatcttcaagacccATCTCGCCGAGTCCGACGTCTACGGTATCACCTATGACCACGACTTCCGCATGGATCTTGCCAAGGTCGACAAGGAAGATCTCTACCTCTGCAACAGCTCTACCGAGTACTACATCTGCGGTCCTGAGCAGTTCATGCTTGAGATGGCCGAGTACCTCAAGGCTCAAAAGGTCGATGCCCCTCGCATGCATTTTGAGCTCTTCAGTACTGGTGACATGGAGTTCAAGGTCGACAACCTGAGCATCGGCTCTTCGTCAAAGGCAAATTCCATCAACGGCAGTGAGGCCCGATGCCCTAGTTCCGGAGCTATCTCTACGAATGGTGCTACTTGCCCCTTCTCATGA